TGTAGATTATGATGATTAAAAACAAATGGATGTGCATTTGTTTAGTTCCAAATGAACACAATCAGCATGTTTTTTTGTAGTTAATGATGACTACATCCCAACCATGGAGGAAATGCATGGGTATGGCGTCTATGCCAATGAGGTAGACATCGTCTTTGATCAGGAAGAGTTATCTGATTCCAGTGACGAAGATTATGAACCAGCAAATGGAAATTTTAGGATAAAGTCAAAGAATCATACTACAGCTCAAAGGCAACAGATATATGAAGCATTGCTGGAGAAAAGCAACCGAGGAAAACTAAAGAGAAACACTACAACTGAGGTTGCTGAATTATTTAATGTCAATCGACATGTAGTGTGGCGTATTTGGCGACAAGCAAAACAATGTCGTGCTAATGGACTGCCGGTTGATGTTAGTTCAAGAAAGCCCAAGAATTGTGGCCGCAAAAAGGTTGAAATCGACAGCTCACAAGTAGAGACCATTCCATTGCACAGAAGGTGTACCATAAGGTCTCTAGCTCAAGCTCTAGGTATGAAAAAAACCACAGTCCATAAGATGTTCAAAGATGGATTCCTAAGACGGCACTCTAACTCATTGAAGCCATATTtaaaggaagaaaataaaaaggaaaggcTGCGGTGGTGTGTTTCAATGTTAGATCAGCGTACATTGCAAACTCAGCCAAAGTTCAATGAAATGAAGAACATCATACACCAAGATGAGAAGTGGTTCAACAGCACAAGAAAAGATGTGACCTACTACATGACTCATGATGAAGAGGACCCACATAGGACTGTGCGGAACAAGAATTACATTGAAAAGGTAATGTTCTTCTGTGCAGTAGCCAATCCTCAATATGATAATGAAGGGAACTGCACGTTTGATGGCAAACTAGGCATATGGCCTTTTATAAGAGAGGTACCTGAACTTATGTGCtttttttgcttcaattagtTTCTATGATTTGCTTTCAAAGCTAACATGTTTGTCAATTGTTGTAGGAACCAGCAAAAAGAAGAAGTGGTAATAGACCAAGGGGGACACCAGTGAACAAGACAATGAAAGTTGATAGAGCCACAATAAGGTCCTATATGATTACTAAACTCCTGCCAGCAATTAGAGATCGTTGGCCTCGAGATCAACGCCACCAAACTATTTGGATTCAGCAGGACAATGCTAGGACTCATATCCCAGTTAATGATGAGGAATTTGCACGAGCAGTAGCCCACATTGGGCTCGATATCCGCCTCATGAACCAGCCTCCTAACTCCCCTGATATGAATGTCTTAGATCTGGGGTTCTTTGCATCTCTACAGTCATTAACATACACAACGATCTCTAACAATATGAATGACTTAATTGCCAATGTTAAGAATGAATATGAAAACTATGACCACAGATCAATTAGAAATGTTTTCCTAACACTGCAAGGTTGCATGATTGAGGTGATGAAGGCTAGTGGAGGGAACAAATACAAGATCCCTCACATTAACAAAGATAGGCTGGAGGCCCTAGGCATGCTTCCAAAGAGCCTAAATTGTGACCGTCAAATATATGAGAGTGTGATGGAGTCCCTAAATGCCTAGTTTTTTAGTGTTTAGAACTCGACATTTTGCTAAATGCAGTGCTGCATGTACAAAGGTGTTTGCTAGTATTGTGTTCTGCAGGAACAAAGATGTTTGCTGCTAGTATGCTGCATGTACAGATGTGTTTGCTGTTaagatacgaggtaggctacgctagcgcaaatcaaaattttctaccgcgtataaccaggaagaactgccgtataaggatcacgggattaccactcgacgcactactggtgcggaagatgtagatatgcgtcggtgcagagaagacgatcacgtagtcgtacgtagtcgatcaacgtagtcgtacgtagtcgatcacgtccagcagctcctcagcagctcgtccacgtgtagcaagatcgcctccggtaccgcggctcgtcgtcggctcgtcgtggctcgtcggcggctcgtcgatggctcgtccaagtgctgcaggcgcaacacctccaaggtatccacacgtgcagggaggaagcgtcgcaagccggactgctagctccgcgagttgcaacaagcgagggcgtgggaggcgcggcaagtgtgttcagccaaaaggtgtgaaaccctagggcgcccccacccctctatttataggggttcctgatgggcctctggatccgaggcccattagtactcctaaacctaatccaactcggatcaaatccgaattgggcttccagccccttaagtgtgcgaccctatgggttcggatacgtatagacatggcccgagtactcctactcggcccaatagtcggtagcggcctctagcaagacgtgccaactcctatacgcacacgaagatcatatcagacgaaccatcacaacataatatacatgctattccctttgcctcacgatatttggtctagcttcaagccgaccgctctttctcgatcgtgtgattcggaatccctttgtaggttaactcttaaccgtacgtagcatggccatgcattttcggatccgatcactcgaggggcccagagatatcactctcaatcagagaggggcaaatcccttcttgattgaccatgtctcatagcatgcttcttgacaaacccgaaagctacctttatgactaccctgttacggcgtagcgtttgatagcccctaagtaggtcgatccacatctagaatacatgcgacaatctcaggtctaaggacaaagcgtatatgttgtttaaagagagaactacttctcgtgttgggtcagtcctaacacatgtctccacatgtgtccacattattagttcaacatctccatgtccatgacttgtgaaacatagtcatcaactaatacatgtgctagtctaatattcatgtgtgtcctcacatgaactccgactagggacaactttagaataaccatacaagtaaagagtttcacatacaattcacataattgctaatcaattcaagtagcctttaatggatattcaatgaacataatatacaaatcatggatacaaatggaatatcatcatctctatgattgcctctagggcatacctccaacagtctcccacttgcactagagtcaatctagaaggtacctaatacccatagctcttacatgcgcatcatgcttagcctgcgggagtggttttgtcaacggatcagaaatgttcagatccgtgtgtattttgcatatcttgatctcaccccggttaacgaagtctcgaatgagatgaaatcgccgcattacgtgtttgttcttctggtggttccttggctcctttgcttgcgcaattgccccattattatcacagtagagattcaatgggctggacgcattcgggaacacaccaagctcaatgaggaaattccttatccaaacaccttccttcgcggcttccgaagccgcgatgtactcggcttctgtcgtagaatcggccaccgtctcctgcttggaactcttccaactaacagcaccaccatttagcgtgtacacaaatcctgattgtgactttgaatcatctctgtcggtttggaaactagcatcggtgtaacctgttacaacgagctcctcctgacctccatagacgaggaacatatctttagtccttctcaagtacttaagaatgtttttcaccgctgtccagtgactctcacctggatcagattggtgtctgcttgtcatacttagcgcatatgaaacatctgggcgagtacttatcattgcatacatgatagatccaatagccgaggcatatggcactctactcatgcgatcccgctcatcagcagtcgaaggacactgagtcttgctgagatgtatgccatgtgacataggcaagaaccctttctttgcctcttccatgctgaaccgcttcaacactttgtcaatataagtatcttggctcaaacctataagccttctcgatctatctctatagatcttaatacccagaatatatgccgcttcccctaagtccttcatcgaaaaactatttttcagtgaagtctttacggactcaagcataggaatgttatttccaatcagtaatatgtcatccacatataagattagaaatactacagagctcccactaaccttcttgtaaacacaagactcttcttcgttcttggtgaagtcaaaccctttgactacttcatcaaaacgaatgttccaactcctagatgcttgcttcaatccataaatggatctctgaagcttgcatacctttccagcatttttcggatcgacaaaaccctcgggctgtatcatatacacgtcctcagctaggtttccattcaggaaagctgtcttgacatccatctgccatatctcataatcgaaatatgcagctatagctagaataatccgaatggacttaagcatcactacgggcgagaaagtctcgtcgtagtcaactccttgaacttgtcgaaaaccttttgcgacaagtcgtgctttgtagatgtgaacatttccatccatgtcctttttcttcttatagatccacttgcactctatggctttaacaccatcaggcgggtcaaccaagttccaaacttgattgtctcccatggactctatttcggatatcatggcactctgccatttttcggagtctgggtccatcattgcttctgcatatgtcgcaggctcatcattgtccaacaataatatttctcgcatttcgcggagccttgctgaccttcgtggttgtggcggtgcttctcttgccatgggtatctcaacttgttctgctacgttagcatcactcattgattcttgcccgattggctcatcttgaacttcttcaagatgcactgtctttccactcttttctcctttgagaaactctttctctaggaaaaccccgttccgagcgacaaacactttgccttctgatcggttgtagaaataatatcccaaagtttcctttggatatcccacgaaaatgcacttatccgacttgggtgtgttcttgtctgactgaagtcgcttgacaaacacttcacatccccaaatctttagaaaagacaaactaggaacctttccagtccacatctcatatggtgtcttaactacggatttagatggtaccctattaagtgtgaaagctgctgtttctagagcgtatccccaaaatgacaacggtaggtccgattggctcatcattgatcgaaccatgtctaacaaagttcgattacgtcgctcggacacaccatttctctgaggtgttccaggcggcgtaagttgtggaacaattccgcaactctttagatgattgctaaactcatggctcaaatactcgcctccacgatcagatcgtaaggctttaattttcttgccacgctgattttcaacttcattctgaaattccttgaacttttcaaaggtttcagacttgtgcctcatcaagtagacatagccgtatctactaaaatcatcagtgaaagttatgaagtattggaatcctcctctagccgtcgtgctcattggtccgcatacatcactatgtacgagttccaacaagtctactgctctctcaggaaatcctgtgaaaggcgtcttggtcatcttgcctagcaagcaagcctcgcatgtctcgtatgattcaaaatcaaacgaagttagaagtccatcagaatggagcttcttcatgcgcttatcacttatatgacccaaacgacaatgccacaagtaggtaggactcaaatcattaggccgaggccttttagcacttacattacagacaggtgaaccatcaagatttaaaacaaacaatccattcacaatgggtgcaaaagccataaacatatcattcttagagatcacacaaccattgttttcactcgcaaatgaataaccatccttcatcaaacatgaaggagatataatgtttcaacttaaactaggaacaaaataacatttattcaattccatgataaatcctgatgggaggcggagttgcatcgtcccgatggtcaacgcagcaactcttgcattattgcccacgtggaaatcaacttgTCCCAtctcaacgcttctacttcttatcattccctacatcgaattgcaaatatgagcaaccgatccggtatcaaatacccaagaattaataattgtatcagcgagaaatatgttgtctataacattaacaacaagcgtacctgaggtggaagtactcttactttcgccattcttcaacgaagctaggtactgcttgcaatttctcttccagtgaccaggttcatgacaataaaagcactctttatccgGAGCaagtccagctttagccttgggcgctgggtttggcttggacactccagccttacccttcttcttccaagaattgcccttcttcttgaaggtaggcttgttctgtacagccatcacatggctgctactagcgcttttcttaatgtcaacttctgctgtcttgagcataccacacagttcattcagatccttctccgttccatgcatatggtagttagagatgaagttcccatagctagacggaagagataaaagaatgaagtcagtggacaactctttgcccattcagaagcccagcttcttcaatcgctgagtgtaaccaaccatcttgattacatgtggtcctactactgcgccttctgctagcttgcactccagaaaggctttggacacattgaacctttcagtcctagcatgtgtctggaacatgtccttgagcgccacgatcatatcatgtgcctcatgatttgtttcaaactacatctgcagctcaggttccatacaagcaaacataaggcagcttacctcaagattagcatcaaatgtcttcttgtaagcagccttaacagcgacagatgcatcatcagcaggtgcttgtggtagtggggtgtctagaacatcttcctttttatcgaccctgagaacaattctcaagaTACgtatccaatccgagtagtttgttccattcaacttgtccttcttaaggaccgaacgcaaagcaaacggtgtggtgttgctaggtgccatttaatctacaacaaaagtaatgcaaaatacactaagacaaacgtatccatgaaagagcaaatcacattaaacttatttaacagaatctactcccactaaaatcaatatccctctattgatacttagtgattcaggatccacaactaacaagtctactagtgagctttagcatcaccgctagcaaacaaggtagatcggtaaacaacttcttgctaatcatatcacatatgactcctattgttgggtgacatctccatgtctcggcgcccaacctttatgccccaaggtccttaaccgttaagataaccttgttaagcaaaccaacccttatgcatgtaagtgtccgacacaaacccgtctagtcaaggaaaactagtggcaccctaatttcatagacccaccactaattgtacaagacatgggatggtgcaagttttagttgggatggcatactaacttaaactttgtgagggatcgttctacttctaacatcacatcatgcaggaagtaaaacataaacagaatagcatgcatacagttgtgacacagtatggcccgttttcttatggcgATCTctatctccacagaacctgttcaccatggtgatctccatctccatgttccatgtgcgccatcctcctggtgatgagtcctccaagaactagaacatgctattgctcctaatagctagtaatgaagattacatagttgcttggatcatcacatattggtacgcagaccattaaatacattaaagtgacaacacatatggctccagccgtgttgtcgtacgcgtgacacgcaggtcacgaatgagttacacacatgcatcacatacacaaaggggccatactgatcacaagatacatacatcctgcaaaaacagagttaggcattctaacattccaaacttaggcccgaaactccatcttccaagccgaatttgggaaatctaatttcgtcgaagatggcaaagcggttgaatttcatgtgtaacttttttctgtagatcaattttcatataaaattcaccccgatccgagatcataccgaaaagttacgactgatttaccgaagcacacacacacggcaaaatcccgacccggtagtagatccaatctactattgcacatctcatgtgcttggCGTATGAACTTGGAtcttgattcgaccaatcatattgatcttcgctcactgcaactggcattacgtgtatcacttaactccgatggcagaaactcaatcggtaggagtatgtcgttacacaaccattgcagcaagaacacgaaactaagacatagatcaaactgaaaactcgcatatctccatatgcacacatcctgaattcaaaactaaacagctacggctctgataccactgtagggatacgaggtaggctacactagcgcaaatcaaaattttctaccgcgtaaaccaggaaaactgccgtataaggatcacgtgATTACCACTCAACACACtgatgtggaagatgtagaatcacgttgatgcagtgaagtcgatcattgtagtcgatcacgtcgacacCGAGTGGCACCTCAGCAGCtagtccacgtgcagcaaggtcgtcctcgtgccgtggctcatcgtcgactcgtcgtagctcatcggcggctcgtccaagtgctgcatgcgcaacacctccaaggtatccacacgtgcagggaggaagcgtcgcaagctggactgctagatccatgagttgcaataggcgagggtgtgggaggcgcggcatatttgtttcgccaaaaaggtgtaaaccctagggcacccccacccctgtatttatagaggttcttgacgggcctctgggtccgaggcccattagtacttctaaacctaatccaactcggatcacatctgaattgggcttccagccccttaagtgtgtgaccctattgGTTccgatacgtatagacatggctcgagtactcctactcggcccaatagtcggtagcggcctctagcaagatgtgccaactcctatacacacacgaagatcatatcagacgaaccgtcacaacattatgtacatgctattccctttgcctcacgatatttggtctagctccaagccgaccgctctttctcgatcctgcgattcggaatccctttgtaggttaactcttaaccgtacgtagcgtggtcatgcattttcggatccgatcactcgagggggccagagatatcactctcaattagagaggggcaaatcccatcttgattgaatATGTCTCACAGCATGGTTCTTGAcaaaacctgaaagctacctttttaactaccctgtcacggtgtagcgtttgatagcccctaagtgagtcgattcacatctcgagtacatgcgacaatctcaagtctaaggataaagcgtatttGTTGTGTAAagcgagaactacttctcgtgttgggtcagtcctagcacatgtctccacatgtgcgcacattattagtttaacatctccatgtccatgacttgtcaaacatagtcatcaactaatacatgtgctagtctaatattcatgtgtgtcctcatatgaaccccgactagggacaactttagaataaccgtacaagtaaagagtttcacatacaattcacataattgcaaatcaattcaaggagcctttaatggatattcaataaacagaatatacaaatcatggatacaaatggaatatcatcatctttatgattgcctctagggcatacctccaacagttgtatgattggagatacatatttaagTTTGGTGGCTAAAAACTGAtggaaaatagaaattataaataaatcatgGGAAATAATAAATAGGGTGGGAAAATAAATATTCCTGGTGGGTGGCATAACCAACCGCCTGCACAAAATACCAGTGTGCTACCGGTTAtgccacccaccagcacagaatttcactgtgctggcgggtggttatgTCACTCGCTAGGACAAACCgctatttgtgctggctcaaagtTGGTGACGGTTGCTCCGCCCATCAGCACAGTGCCCATTTACCCACCAGTACAAATGTTTTATGGCGTAGTGGGCCCCTCATTTATATAAAGGATCCCAGAGATACCATTTCGAGCCTCTTTGGGCTCTCCTCGTTCCATTCATCAATGTCTCTTATCTCAAAATCAGTGTCCCAACAGACCTAGACCCTGAACAGCAATATAAAAAACATAAAACTCCAAATGAACTTACTAAATTCGTGCAAAACTCATCTAGTAACATCTGTAATTATTTATAAACATAGCAAGTATATTTTTTATGAAACTATATTTTGATATAGCTATATTCAGGGACGGATCCAACATGGGCTGGAGCCACCCCCTCCCCAAAATATTCAGCcatggatgaagaggaggaagagaaaggaggaggaagaagaagagaaagagaaggaggaaaaagggaaaaatgaGGCCCCTTCCTTCAAGTCCTGGATCTGCCACTAGCTATATTCAAATAATTTTACATATTCAATTTTAGCACATAGACTTTATTATTTAATTTGGGATCAAAGCTTGGAATAGTTAACTACATTTAACCCAAAATTTCAGTTATATACTAGATCAACTACTGGAGCATTTCATCCGTGCCACCTCTAAAACTTCATCCACATCAGTTATTGGGCCAGCACAACAAAACCTTCGCAATCCACCTGACCGCGCTAGCTAGCACGGACAACATGTATAAGTGCTAATGGATATATGAGCCGGATAATCGAAACGTGAATTTGCAAACAAATATAACAAATAAAACTTTTTCAGCCCTAGAGGGCCACTCTCACAGTTGCACGTTGCAAGTCATAAGCCACAGTATCCATCTTTTGAACTCACGACATCCCACCTTACAAGCGTACATGACATAGCTGCATTGGTTGGGGGGGGAGGGCTGTTCCTTTTGACTCTTGTTTTATGAAAGCTCTGATCCGTTGTTTAGGCATCCAAATGACttcaaataaaaataattcaaCTATAAAGTTGTATATCAAATCGAAAGGTATAATTTCCATATAAAGTTTGCCTCCATTTGAGACTATATGCAAAAAGTTGCGAATTTCCTAATTGTTGACgctggattttgacacgtgtttggaaTCAGCATCATATAATAGGCCAATCCCAGCAGGTGTTTCCCTAAAGGAACAGTGGAGCCTTTCGctaatgcttcggccagagcttgtgtgttggatGAAGGGCCGATTGCTCTGCCATCgaaaaaatgtttctctagccacatcatcagaaaaGCTGTGTATTCTCTATCGTCGATGGTTCCGATCTTCATGTTTTTCTCAATGTAGCCTtttcacccgccgattccttttgtttctggACGATGAGTTGGTTTGATCAGGAAATCGAAAGGCTTGTCGGGCGAAGAGATATCGAGGCCGGTCAGCATCAGGACATCAGCCAAAGTAGGAGTCATGGGCCCGTGGCCAAAAAGGAACGCATTGagggcgtcagaccagaaataagatGCTGCGATGACCAagggttcattcttctccatttAAGACAGAGATAAGTTTATGCAATGGCCGATTTTTAGTTCATTCCAGAGAACCCTCTTAGAATTGGACATCATTTgaaaccattccctccagccgggggtcttattcggccaagatctaaatgcgCCTGCCCAATGATTCAGATCCATGGGCGATTGCTTGAAGGGAATCCTGTCAGTCTCCAAGTTGATTAATTTGGTTGGATCTGGACTTCCCATGGGGCCAAGACCGATGAGGCCAGGTGCATCAGAGATAGGGATGGTGATCCTTTGCCTAAGCTCCCGAGAGAGGTACGAAGGGTGAGttaagaacagatctaaaaaATGTGTTAAACGGTAAAAAGTAAAAAGGGAAAAATTTAggggtatttacctctgggataaAGGCCATGGTCACCGATGGGATCGCCATTGGAATTAACAGGAGTGAGatgatcagaagatgaagggagAATCACCGGGGGGATGCAGCTGGAAGCTGCAAGGGCGCCGGAGTGCGACGGGAGATGATCCACCGGAGAAGAAAGGCTTCAGAGCtcaaggagaagaagcagcggAGGAGGTGAATACTTAAGGACGGTTCGAGAGGAGGGTAAAGGCAGGATTTTTACTGCGCCGTCCACACGAATTTCGGGGAGAGCGGTTGCCTGCGGGCGCCTCGTTAAAAAAATCGCAATCATCAGAAAGAAGACTGCGAAATGTAAAGGAGCTTTTGCCACGTTTACTGTTGCGTTTTCTTCGGGGAAAGAGTTAAAGATGAAAATTTTGgagcaaaagttatgttttactccaaaactagggggcatgtgttgacgctggattttgacacgttttTGGAATTGGcgtcaaaggagaagaaaggcagCCGATGCGGCGGACTAGAAGCtatagttgggaatcggtcgattggGGCTACAATGTCTCGGCAGACTGACAGAAGGAGTTGATAGAGGTTAGCGGATTGGGAGTCGGAATAGCTTAGTCGGTATGGGCCTAAGGAGGGCTAGGATGAAGATCAGCTGAAGGAGGTTGGCTCGAAGAAAGatagtaaccaactccgatacgagttgtgtttgtaaatatttgttatcgtttaaaattagagatagatcctagtcgattaagaaattggttgtaacagggtataaatagctgcctcatGAGGCTTGTAAAGGATATCAACATCAATAattacaacaaatctactttttcctcgtactttaccttcaagtcagcgacttcgacagaacctttttcttttcacgagttcgtacgggttggcagggttgcatcgacacgatctccggccgatttgtaagttccacttatcgagtaatatctaagctttaacttcgggcacatcactgttgtttcatttagatttattcattagttatcgatattaactagaattgtaggttttatctattgttctagttttatcaccagttatcccgcttgagattcgaactgtcgACTTCATTACTATTATTCTTATTTATTGTtgtatagccgattagatctatttcaaatGTTGTTCTGTAGCGTTGTCTAAGtcactctagtagtttctttacaatttcTACGTGACtatcggctgctttatagctGGTCATCTACATAGTaaattggccgattcgctgatacacttttcaagacagatcggaatcttagccgatcgaaacccctggaatttaatacttttctttccttgtcaatcaacaggtcagattgactagcacgccgcgcgaaccgcaccagtgcaataacctgaacaggagttaagcagattctcccgggtcgtgtgtccaacgctgaggatcatcaccgattttcagcgccaacacTAATATAAGCTGAAATTCAAATTACAAAGGTGGAAAAATTTCAGCCCAGTCAATCCACATTCACCTAGTCGCCCACAGCCCACCAAGCCTAAAACACTTATCTTTTTGTAACAAACCTAA
This portion of the Setaria viridis chromosome 7, Setaria_viridis_v4.0, whole genome shotgun sequence genome encodes:
- the LOC140223402 gene encoding uncharacterized protein — encoded protein: MALDLNNPPPDEGEALPDLNEKQSADEADLFQIHDAHQDDVVGVEITGGQNQIISPVNDDYIPTMEEMHGYGVYANEVDIVFDQEELSDSSDEDYEPANGNFRIKSKNHTTAQRQQIYEALLEKSNRGKLKRNTTTEVAELFNVNRHVVWRIWRQAKQCRANGLPVDVSSRKPKNCGRKKVEIDSSQVETIPLHRRCTIRSLAQALGMKKTTVHKMFKDGFLRRHSNSLKPYLKEENKKERLRWCVSMLDQRTLQTQPKFNEMKNIIHQDEKWFNSTRKDVTYYMTHDEEDPHRTVRNKNYIEKVMFFCAVANPQYDNEGNCTFDGKLGIWPFIREEPAKRRSGNRPRGTPVNKTMKVDRATIRSYMITKLLPAIRDRWPRDQRHQTIWIQQDNARTHIPVNDEEFARAVAHIGLDIRLMNQPPNSPDMNVLDLGFFASLQSLTYTTISNNMNDLIANVKNEYENYDHRSIRNVFLTLQGCMIEVMKASGGNKYKIPHINKDRLEALGMLPKSLNCDRQIYESVMESLNA